The Arvicanthis niloticus isolate mArvNil1 chromosome 2, mArvNil1.pat.X, whole genome shotgun sequence genome includes a window with the following:
- the Large2 gene encoding xylosyl- and glucuronyltransferase LARGE2 isoform X2, with product MLPRGRPRAMGVAVLLLLLLLVIGFFLFGRDPEYGLGTTATLDGDLYGSRNLSASSPQLLLPPKCEVMLHVAVVCAGYNSSREIVTLMKSVLFYRKNPLHLHLITDAIARNILETLFRTWMVPAVVVSFYDAEELKPLVSWIPNKHYSGLYGLMKLVLPSILPLSLARVIVLDTDVTFSSDIVELWAFFGHFSDKQVVGLVENQSDWYLGNLWKNHRPWPALGRGFNTGVILLWLDRLQQTGWEQVWKLTAKRELLTQTATSLADQDIFNAVIKEHPELVHPLPCVWNVQLSDHTLAERCYLEAADLKVIHWNSPKKLQVKNKHAEFFRSLHLTFLGYDGKLLRREPFGCPNHFPPGAEQLQQALAQLDEEEPCFEFRQQQLTVHRVHITFLSYQPPPPQPHDVTLVAQLSMDRLQMLEALCRHWPGPMSLALYLTDAEAQQFLHFVDMSPVLSVRKDVAYHVVYRDGPLYPVNQLRNVALAQALTPYVFLSDIDFLPAYSLYDYLRASIEQLELGGRRKAALVVPAFETLHYRFSFPKSKAELLTLLDAGSLHTFRYHEWPQGHASTDYSRWREAQAPYRVQWSAHYEPYVVVPRDCPRYDPRFVGFGWNKVAHIIELDAQEYEFLVLPEAFSIHLPHAPSLDISRFRSSPTYRDCLQALKEEFHQDLSRRYGSAALKYLTALQLSRSRA from the exons ATGCTGCCCCGAGGGCGCCCCCGGGCAATGGGGGTCGctgtgttgctgctgctgctgctgctagtgaTTGGCTTCTTCTTGTTCGGCCGTGACCCGGAGT ATGGACTAGGCACAACTGCCACCCTCGATGGAGACCTGTACGGGAGCCGCAACCTCTCCGCCTCCAGCCCGCAGCTTCTACTGCCACCCAAGTGCGAGGTA ATGTTGCATGTGGCTGTCGTGTGTGCCGGATACAACTCCAGCCGAGAGATTGTCACCCTAATGAAGTCCGTGCTATTCTACAG GAAAAATCCACTGCACCTCCACCTGATAACTGATGCCATAGCCCGAAACATACTGGAGACACTCTTCCGAACATGGATGGTGCCAGCTGTGGTGGTCAGCTTCTACGATGCtgaggagctcaag CCCCTGGTTTCCTGGATCCCCAACAAGCACTACTCTGGCCTATATGGGCTAATGAAGCTAGTGCTTCCCAGCATCCTGCCTCTCAGCCTGGCCCGAGTCATTGTCCTGGACACTGATGTCACTTTCTCCTCTGACATTGTGGAGCTCTGGGCATTCTTTGGTCACTTTTCTG ACAAGCAGGTGGTCGGTCTCGTGGAGAACCAGAGCGACTGGTACCTGGGCAACCTCTGGAAGAACCATAGGCCCTGGCCTGCCTTGGGCAGGGGATTTAACACAG GCGTCATCCTGCTATGGCTGGACAGGCTACAGCAAACCGGCTGGGAGCAGGTGTGGAAGCTGACAGCCAAACGAGAGCTGCTGACTCAAACGGCCACTTCCTTGGCTGACCAG GACATCTTCAATGCGGTCATCAAGGAGCATCCCGAGCTGGTGCATCCCCTGCCCTGTGTCTGGAACGTGCAGCTGTCAGACCACACTCTGGCTGAGCGCTGCTACTTGGAAGCAGCTGACCTCAAA GTGATCCACTGGAATTCACCAAAGAAGCTTCAAGTGAAGAACAAGCATGCAGAGTTCTTCCGTAGTCTGCACTTGACCTTCCTGGGCTATGATGGGAAACTGCTGCGTAGGGAGCCCTTTGGATGCCCCAACCACTTCCCTCCTGGGGCTGAGCAG TTGCAACAGGCCCTAGCACAGCTGGATGAGGAAGAGCCCTGCTTTGAGTTCCGCCAACAGCAGCTCACTGTGCACCGGGTGCACATCACCTTTCTGTCCTACCAGCCGCCGCCTCCCCAGCCTCACGATGTCACCTTGGTGGCCCAACTCTCTATGGACCG GCTGCAGATGCTGGAAGCCTTGTGCAGGCACTGGCCAGGCCCCATGAGCCTGGCCTTGTACCTGACAGATGCAGAGGCTCAGCAATTCCTGCATTTCGTGGACATGTCGCCAGTGCTCTCTGTGAGGAAGGATGTGGCCTACCATGTAGTGTACCGGGACGGTCCCCTCTATCCGGTCAACCAGCTCCGCAATGTGGCCTTGGCCCAGGCTCTCACACCCTACGTCTTCCTCAGTGATATTGACTTCTTACCTGCCTACTCCCTCTATGACTACCTCAG GGCTTCTATTGAGCAGTTGGAGCTGGGCGGTCGGCGGAAGGCTGCTTTGGTGGTGCCTGCGTTTGAGACCCTGCACTACCGTTTCAGTTTCCCGAAATCTAAGGCAGAGCTGTTGACTTTACTGGATGCTGGCTCCCTCCACACCTTTAG GTACCATGAGTGGCCACAGGGTCACGCATCCACAGACTATTCCCGCTGGCGGGAAGCCCAGGCACCATACCGTGTGCAGTGGTCAGCTCACTATGAACCCTATGTGGTGGTACCCCGTGACTGTCCCCGCTATGATCCTCGCTTTGTGGGATTTGGCTGGAACAAGGTGGCCCACATCATAGAGCTGGATGCTCAG GAATATGAATTCCTGGTACTTCCTGAGGCCTTCTCTATCCACTTGCCCCACGCTCCAAGTCTGGACATCTCCCGCTTCCGCTCCAGCCCCACCTACCGTGACTGTCTGCAG
- the Large2 gene encoding xylosyl- and glucuronyltransferase LARGE2 isoform X1, with protein MLPRGRPRAMGVAVLLLLLLLVIGFFLFGRDPECERRSWEEKEGIPCDHCLFTPRVFSDGLGTTATLDGDLYGSRNLSASSPQLLLPPKCEMLHVAVVCAGYNSSREIVTLMKSVLFYRKNPLHLHLITDAIARNILETLFRTWMVPAVVVSFYDAEELKPLVSWIPNKHYSGLYGLMKLVLPSILPLSLARVIVLDTDVTFSSDIVELWAFFGHFSDKQVVGLVENQSDWYLGNLWKNHRPWPALGRGFNTGVILLWLDRLQQTGWEQVWKLTAKRELLTQTATSLADQDIFNAVIKEHPELVHPLPCVWNVQLSDHTLAERCYLEAADLKVIHWNSPKKLQVKNKHAEFFRSLHLTFLGYDGKLLRREPFGCPNHFPPGAEQLQQALAQLDEEEPCFEFRQQQLTVHRVHITFLSYQPPPPQPHDVTLVAQLSMDRLQMLEALCRHWPGPMSLALYLTDAEAQQFLHFVDMSPVLSVRKDVAYHVVYRDGPLYPVNQLRNVALAQALTPYVFLSDIDFLPAYSLYDYLRASIEQLELGGRRKAALVVPAFETLHYRFSFPKSKAELLTLLDAGSLHTFRYHEWPQGHASTDYSRWREAQAPYRVQWSAHYEPYVVVPRDCPRYDPRFVGFGWNKVAHIIELDAQEYEFLVLPEAFSIHLPHAPSLDISRFRSSPTYRDCLQALKEEFHQDLSRRYGSAALKYLTALQLSRSRA; from the exons ATGCTGCCCCGAGGGCGCCCCCGGGCAATGGGGGTCGctgtgttgctgctgctgctgctgctagtgaTTGGCTTCTTCTTGTTCGGCCGTGACCCGGAGTGTGAGCGCCGGAGctgggaagaaaaagaggggatCCCGTGTGACCACTGCCTGTTCACGCCACGTGTCTTTTCAGATGGACTAGGCACAACTGCCACCCTCGATGGAGACCTGTACGGGAGCCGCAACCTCTCCGCCTCCAGCCCGCAGCTTCTACTGCCACCCAAGTGCGAG ATGTTGCATGTGGCTGTCGTGTGTGCCGGATACAACTCCAGCCGAGAGATTGTCACCCTAATGAAGTCCGTGCTATTCTACAG GAAAAATCCACTGCACCTCCACCTGATAACTGATGCCATAGCCCGAAACATACTGGAGACACTCTTCCGAACATGGATGGTGCCAGCTGTGGTGGTCAGCTTCTACGATGCtgaggagctcaag CCCCTGGTTTCCTGGATCCCCAACAAGCACTACTCTGGCCTATATGGGCTAATGAAGCTAGTGCTTCCCAGCATCCTGCCTCTCAGCCTGGCCCGAGTCATTGTCCTGGACACTGATGTCACTTTCTCCTCTGACATTGTGGAGCTCTGGGCATTCTTTGGTCACTTTTCTG ACAAGCAGGTGGTCGGTCTCGTGGAGAACCAGAGCGACTGGTACCTGGGCAACCTCTGGAAGAACCATAGGCCCTGGCCTGCCTTGGGCAGGGGATTTAACACAG GCGTCATCCTGCTATGGCTGGACAGGCTACAGCAAACCGGCTGGGAGCAGGTGTGGAAGCTGACAGCCAAACGAGAGCTGCTGACTCAAACGGCCACTTCCTTGGCTGACCAG GACATCTTCAATGCGGTCATCAAGGAGCATCCCGAGCTGGTGCATCCCCTGCCCTGTGTCTGGAACGTGCAGCTGTCAGACCACACTCTGGCTGAGCGCTGCTACTTGGAAGCAGCTGACCTCAAA GTGATCCACTGGAATTCACCAAAGAAGCTTCAAGTGAAGAACAAGCATGCAGAGTTCTTCCGTAGTCTGCACTTGACCTTCCTGGGCTATGATGGGAAACTGCTGCGTAGGGAGCCCTTTGGATGCCCCAACCACTTCCCTCCTGGGGCTGAGCAG TTGCAACAGGCCCTAGCACAGCTGGATGAGGAAGAGCCCTGCTTTGAGTTCCGCCAACAGCAGCTCACTGTGCACCGGGTGCACATCACCTTTCTGTCCTACCAGCCGCCGCCTCCCCAGCCTCACGATGTCACCTTGGTGGCCCAACTCTCTATGGACCG GCTGCAGATGCTGGAAGCCTTGTGCAGGCACTGGCCAGGCCCCATGAGCCTGGCCTTGTACCTGACAGATGCAGAGGCTCAGCAATTCCTGCATTTCGTGGACATGTCGCCAGTGCTCTCTGTGAGGAAGGATGTGGCCTACCATGTAGTGTACCGGGACGGTCCCCTCTATCCGGTCAACCAGCTCCGCAATGTGGCCTTGGCCCAGGCTCTCACACCCTACGTCTTCCTCAGTGATATTGACTTCTTACCTGCCTACTCCCTCTATGACTACCTCAG GGCTTCTATTGAGCAGTTGGAGCTGGGCGGTCGGCGGAAGGCTGCTTTGGTGGTGCCTGCGTTTGAGACCCTGCACTACCGTTTCAGTTTCCCGAAATCTAAGGCAGAGCTGTTGACTTTACTGGATGCTGGCTCCCTCCACACCTTTAG GTACCATGAGTGGCCACAGGGTCACGCATCCACAGACTATTCCCGCTGGCGGGAAGCCCAGGCACCATACCGTGTGCAGTGGTCAGCTCACTATGAACCCTATGTGGTGGTACCCCGTGACTGTCCCCGCTATGATCCTCGCTTTGTGGGATTTGGCTGGAACAAGGTGGCCCACATCATAGAGCTGGATGCTCAG GAATATGAATTCCTGGTACTTCCTGAGGCCTTCTCTATCCACTTGCCCCACGCTCCAAGTCTGGACATCTCCCGCTTCCGCTCCAGCCCCACCTACCGTGACTGTCTGCAG
- the Large2 gene encoding xylosyl- and glucuronyltransferase LARGE2 isoform X4, with the protein MLPRGRPRAMGVAVLLLLLLLVIGFFLFGRDPEYGLGTTATLDGDLYGSRNLSASSPQLLLPPKCEVMLHVAVVCAGYNSSREIVTLMKSVLFYRKNPLHLHLITDAIARNILETLFRTWMVPAVVVSFYDAEELKPLVSWIPNKHYSGLYGLMKLVLPSILPLSLARVIVLDTDVTFSSDIVELWAFFGHFSGVILLWLDRLQQTGWEQVWKLTAKRELLTQTATSLADQDIFNAVIKEHPELVHPLPCVWNVQLSDHTLAERCYLEAADLKVIHWNSPKKLQVKNKHAEFFRSLHLTFLGYDGKLLRREPFGCPNHFPPGAEQLQQALAQLDEEEPCFEFRQQQLTVHRVHITFLSYQPPPPQPHDVTLVAQLSMDRLQMLEALCRHWPGPMSLALYLTDAEAQQFLHFVDMSPVLSVRKDVAYHVVYRDGPLYPVNQLRNVALAQALTPYVFLSDIDFLPAYSLYDYLRASIEQLELGGRRKAALVVPAFETLHYRFSFPKSKAELLTLLDAGSLHTFRYHEWPQGHASTDYSRWREAQAPYRVQWSAHYEPYVVVPRDCPRYDPRFVGFGWNKVAHIIELDAQEYEFLVLPEAFSIHLPHAPSLDISRFRSSPTYRDCLQALKEEFHQDLSRRYGSAALKYLTALQLSRSRA; encoded by the exons ATGCTGCCCCGAGGGCGCCCCCGGGCAATGGGGGTCGctgtgttgctgctgctgctgctgctagtgaTTGGCTTCTTCTTGTTCGGCCGTGACCCGGAGT ATGGACTAGGCACAACTGCCACCCTCGATGGAGACCTGTACGGGAGCCGCAACCTCTCCGCCTCCAGCCCGCAGCTTCTACTGCCACCCAAGTGCGAGGTA ATGTTGCATGTGGCTGTCGTGTGTGCCGGATACAACTCCAGCCGAGAGATTGTCACCCTAATGAAGTCCGTGCTATTCTACAG GAAAAATCCACTGCACCTCCACCTGATAACTGATGCCATAGCCCGAAACATACTGGAGACACTCTTCCGAACATGGATGGTGCCAGCTGTGGTGGTCAGCTTCTACGATGCtgaggagctcaag CCCCTGGTTTCCTGGATCCCCAACAAGCACTACTCTGGCCTATATGGGCTAATGAAGCTAGTGCTTCCCAGCATCCTGCCTCTCAGCCTGGCCCGAGTCATTGTCCTGGACACTGATGTCACTTTCTCCTCTGACATTGTGGAGCTCTGGGCATTCTTTGGTCACTTTTCTG GCGTCATCCTGCTATGGCTGGACAGGCTACAGCAAACCGGCTGGGAGCAGGTGTGGAAGCTGACAGCCAAACGAGAGCTGCTGACTCAAACGGCCACTTCCTTGGCTGACCAG GACATCTTCAATGCGGTCATCAAGGAGCATCCCGAGCTGGTGCATCCCCTGCCCTGTGTCTGGAACGTGCAGCTGTCAGACCACACTCTGGCTGAGCGCTGCTACTTGGAAGCAGCTGACCTCAAA GTGATCCACTGGAATTCACCAAAGAAGCTTCAAGTGAAGAACAAGCATGCAGAGTTCTTCCGTAGTCTGCACTTGACCTTCCTGGGCTATGATGGGAAACTGCTGCGTAGGGAGCCCTTTGGATGCCCCAACCACTTCCCTCCTGGGGCTGAGCAG TTGCAACAGGCCCTAGCACAGCTGGATGAGGAAGAGCCCTGCTTTGAGTTCCGCCAACAGCAGCTCACTGTGCACCGGGTGCACATCACCTTTCTGTCCTACCAGCCGCCGCCTCCCCAGCCTCACGATGTCACCTTGGTGGCCCAACTCTCTATGGACCG GCTGCAGATGCTGGAAGCCTTGTGCAGGCACTGGCCAGGCCCCATGAGCCTGGCCTTGTACCTGACAGATGCAGAGGCTCAGCAATTCCTGCATTTCGTGGACATGTCGCCAGTGCTCTCTGTGAGGAAGGATGTGGCCTACCATGTAGTGTACCGGGACGGTCCCCTCTATCCGGTCAACCAGCTCCGCAATGTGGCCTTGGCCCAGGCTCTCACACCCTACGTCTTCCTCAGTGATATTGACTTCTTACCTGCCTACTCCCTCTATGACTACCTCAG GGCTTCTATTGAGCAGTTGGAGCTGGGCGGTCGGCGGAAGGCTGCTTTGGTGGTGCCTGCGTTTGAGACCCTGCACTACCGTTTCAGTTTCCCGAAATCTAAGGCAGAGCTGTTGACTTTACTGGATGCTGGCTCCCTCCACACCTTTAG GTACCATGAGTGGCCACAGGGTCACGCATCCACAGACTATTCCCGCTGGCGGGAAGCCCAGGCACCATACCGTGTGCAGTGGTCAGCTCACTATGAACCCTATGTGGTGGTACCCCGTGACTGTCCCCGCTATGATCCTCGCTTTGTGGGATTTGGCTGGAACAAGGTGGCCCACATCATAGAGCTGGATGCTCAG GAATATGAATTCCTGGTACTTCCTGAGGCCTTCTCTATCCACTTGCCCCACGCTCCAAGTCTGGACATCTCCCGCTTCCGCTCCAGCCCCACCTACCGTGACTGTCTGCAG
- the Large2 gene encoding xylosyl- and glucuronyltransferase LARGE2 isoform X3, whose protein sequence is MLPRGRPRAMGVAVLLLLLLLVIGFFLFGRDPEYGLGTTATLDGDLYGSRNLSASSPQLLLPPKCEMLHVAVVCAGYNSSREIVTLMKSVLFYRKNPLHLHLITDAIARNILETLFRTWMVPAVVVSFYDAEELKPLVSWIPNKHYSGLYGLMKLVLPSILPLSLARVIVLDTDVTFSSDIVELWAFFGHFSDKQVVGLVENQSDWYLGNLWKNHRPWPALGRGFNTGVILLWLDRLQQTGWEQVWKLTAKRELLTQTATSLADQDIFNAVIKEHPELVHPLPCVWNVQLSDHTLAERCYLEAADLKVIHWNSPKKLQVKNKHAEFFRSLHLTFLGYDGKLLRREPFGCPNHFPPGAEQLQQALAQLDEEEPCFEFRQQQLTVHRVHITFLSYQPPPPQPHDVTLVAQLSMDRLQMLEALCRHWPGPMSLALYLTDAEAQQFLHFVDMSPVLSVRKDVAYHVVYRDGPLYPVNQLRNVALAQALTPYVFLSDIDFLPAYSLYDYLRASIEQLELGGRRKAALVVPAFETLHYRFSFPKSKAELLTLLDAGSLHTFRYHEWPQGHASTDYSRWREAQAPYRVQWSAHYEPYVVVPRDCPRYDPRFVGFGWNKVAHIIELDAQEYEFLVLPEAFSIHLPHAPSLDISRFRSSPTYRDCLQALKEEFHQDLSRRYGSAALKYLTALQLSRSRA, encoded by the exons ATGCTGCCCCGAGGGCGCCCCCGGGCAATGGGGGTCGctgtgttgctgctgctgctgctgctagtgaTTGGCTTCTTCTTGTTCGGCCGTGACCCGGAGT ATGGACTAGGCACAACTGCCACCCTCGATGGAGACCTGTACGGGAGCCGCAACCTCTCCGCCTCCAGCCCGCAGCTTCTACTGCCACCCAAGTGCGAG ATGTTGCATGTGGCTGTCGTGTGTGCCGGATACAACTCCAGCCGAGAGATTGTCACCCTAATGAAGTCCGTGCTATTCTACAG GAAAAATCCACTGCACCTCCACCTGATAACTGATGCCATAGCCCGAAACATACTGGAGACACTCTTCCGAACATGGATGGTGCCAGCTGTGGTGGTCAGCTTCTACGATGCtgaggagctcaag CCCCTGGTTTCCTGGATCCCCAACAAGCACTACTCTGGCCTATATGGGCTAATGAAGCTAGTGCTTCCCAGCATCCTGCCTCTCAGCCTGGCCCGAGTCATTGTCCTGGACACTGATGTCACTTTCTCCTCTGACATTGTGGAGCTCTGGGCATTCTTTGGTCACTTTTCTG ACAAGCAGGTGGTCGGTCTCGTGGAGAACCAGAGCGACTGGTACCTGGGCAACCTCTGGAAGAACCATAGGCCCTGGCCTGCCTTGGGCAGGGGATTTAACACAG GCGTCATCCTGCTATGGCTGGACAGGCTACAGCAAACCGGCTGGGAGCAGGTGTGGAAGCTGACAGCCAAACGAGAGCTGCTGACTCAAACGGCCACTTCCTTGGCTGACCAG GACATCTTCAATGCGGTCATCAAGGAGCATCCCGAGCTGGTGCATCCCCTGCCCTGTGTCTGGAACGTGCAGCTGTCAGACCACACTCTGGCTGAGCGCTGCTACTTGGAAGCAGCTGACCTCAAA GTGATCCACTGGAATTCACCAAAGAAGCTTCAAGTGAAGAACAAGCATGCAGAGTTCTTCCGTAGTCTGCACTTGACCTTCCTGGGCTATGATGGGAAACTGCTGCGTAGGGAGCCCTTTGGATGCCCCAACCACTTCCCTCCTGGGGCTGAGCAG TTGCAACAGGCCCTAGCACAGCTGGATGAGGAAGAGCCCTGCTTTGAGTTCCGCCAACAGCAGCTCACTGTGCACCGGGTGCACATCACCTTTCTGTCCTACCAGCCGCCGCCTCCCCAGCCTCACGATGTCACCTTGGTGGCCCAACTCTCTATGGACCG GCTGCAGATGCTGGAAGCCTTGTGCAGGCACTGGCCAGGCCCCATGAGCCTGGCCTTGTACCTGACAGATGCAGAGGCTCAGCAATTCCTGCATTTCGTGGACATGTCGCCAGTGCTCTCTGTGAGGAAGGATGTGGCCTACCATGTAGTGTACCGGGACGGTCCCCTCTATCCGGTCAACCAGCTCCGCAATGTGGCCTTGGCCCAGGCTCTCACACCCTACGTCTTCCTCAGTGATATTGACTTCTTACCTGCCTACTCCCTCTATGACTACCTCAG GGCTTCTATTGAGCAGTTGGAGCTGGGCGGTCGGCGGAAGGCTGCTTTGGTGGTGCCTGCGTTTGAGACCCTGCACTACCGTTTCAGTTTCCCGAAATCTAAGGCAGAGCTGTTGACTTTACTGGATGCTGGCTCCCTCCACACCTTTAG GTACCATGAGTGGCCACAGGGTCACGCATCCACAGACTATTCCCGCTGGCGGGAAGCCCAGGCACCATACCGTGTGCAGTGGTCAGCTCACTATGAACCCTATGTGGTGGTACCCCGTGACTGTCCCCGCTATGATCCTCGCTTTGTGGGATTTGGCTGGAACAAGGTGGCCCACATCATAGAGCTGGATGCTCAG GAATATGAATTCCTGGTACTTCCTGAGGCCTTCTCTATCCACTTGCCCCACGCTCCAAGTCTGGACATCTCCCGCTTCCGCTCCAGCCCCACCTACCGTGACTGTCTGCAG
- the Large2 gene encoding xylosyl- and glucuronyltransferase LARGE2 isoform X5, whose amino-acid sequence MLPRGRPRAMGVAVLLLLLLLVIGFFLFGRDPEYGLGTTATLDGDLYGSRNLSASSPQLLLPPKCEMLHVAVVCAGYNSSREIVTLMKSVLFYRKNPLHLHLITDAIARNILETLFRTWMVPAVVVSFYDAEELKPLVSWIPNKHYSGLYGLMKLVLPSILPLSLARVIVLDTDVTFSSDIVELWAFFGHFSGVILLWLDRLQQTGWEQVWKLTAKRELLTQTATSLADQDIFNAVIKEHPELVHPLPCVWNVQLSDHTLAERCYLEAADLKVIHWNSPKKLQVKNKHAEFFRSLHLTFLGYDGKLLRREPFGCPNHFPPGAEQLQQALAQLDEEEPCFEFRQQQLTVHRVHITFLSYQPPPPQPHDVTLVAQLSMDRLQMLEALCRHWPGPMSLALYLTDAEAQQFLHFVDMSPVLSVRKDVAYHVVYRDGPLYPVNQLRNVALAQALTPYVFLSDIDFLPAYSLYDYLRASIEQLELGGRRKAALVVPAFETLHYRFSFPKSKAELLTLLDAGSLHTFRYHEWPQGHASTDYSRWREAQAPYRVQWSAHYEPYVVVPRDCPRYDPRFVGFGWNKVAHIIELDAQEYEFLVLPEAFSIHLPHAPSLDISRFRSSPTYRDCLQALKEEFHQDLSRRYGSAALKYLTALQLSRSRA is encoded by the exons ATGCTGCCCCGAGGGCGCCCCCGGGCAATGGGGGTCGctgtgttgctgctgctgctgctgctagtgaTTGGCTTCTTCTTGTTCGGCCGTGACCCGGAGT ATGGACTAGGCACAACTGCCACCCTCGATGGAGACCTGTACGGGAGCCGCAACCTCTCCGCCTCCAGCCCGCAGCTTCTACTGCCACCCAAGTGCGAG ATGTTGCATGTGGCTGTCGTGTGTGCCGGATACAACTCCAGCCGAGAGATTGTCACCCTAATGAAGTCCGTGCTATTCTACAG GAAAAATCCACTGCACCTCCACCTGATAACTGATGCCATAGCCCGAAACATACTGGAGACACTCTTCCGAACATGGATGGTGCCAGCTGTGGTGGTCAGCTTCTACGATGCtgaggagctcaag CCCCTGGTTTCCTGGATCCCCAACAAGCACTACTCTGGCCTATATGGGCTAATGAAGCTAGTGCTTCCCAGCATCCTGCCTCTCAGCCTGGCCCGAGTCATTGTCCTGGACACTGATGTCACTTTCTCCTCTGACATTGTGGAGCTCTGGGCATTCTTTGGTCACTTTTCTG GCGTCATCCTGCTATGGCTGGACAGGCTACAGCAAACCGGCTGGGAGCAGGTGTGGAAGCTGACAGCCAAACGAGAGCTGCTGACTCAAACGGCCACTTCCTTGGCTGACCAG GACATCTTCAATGCGGTCATCAAGGAGCATCCCGAGCTGGTGCATCCCCTGCCCTGTGTCTGGAACGTGCAGCTGTCAGACCACACTCTGGCTGAGCGCTGCTACTTGGAAGCAGCTGACCTCAAA GTGATCCACTGGAATTCACCAAAGAAGCTTCAAGTGAAGAACAAGCATGCAGAGTTCTTCCGTAGTCTGCACTTGACCTTCCTGGGCTATGATGGGAAACTGCTGCGTAGGGAGCCCTTTGGATGCCCCAACCACTTCCCTCCTGGGGCTGAGCAG TTGCAACAGGCCCTAGCACAGCTGGATGAGGAAGAGCCCTGCTTTGAGTTCCGCCAACAGCAGCTCACTGTGCACCGGGTGCACATCACCTTTCTGTCCTACCAGCCGCCGCCTCCCCAGCCTCACGATGTCACCTTGGTGGCCCAACTCTCTATGGACCG GCTGCAGATGCTGGAAGCCTTGTGCAGGCACTGGCCAGGCCCCATGAGCCTGGCCTTGTACCTGACAGATGCAGAGGCTCAGCAATTCCTGCATTTCGTGGACATGTCGCCAGTGCTCTCTGTGAGGAAGGATGTGGCCTACCATGTAGTGTACCGGGACGGTCCCCTCTATCCGGTCAACCAGCTCCGCAATGTGGCCTTGGCCCAGGCTCTCACACCCTACGTCTTCCTCAGTGATATTGACTTCTTACCTGCCTACTCCCTCTATGACTACCTCAG GGCTTCTATTGAGCAGTTGGAGCTGGGCGGTCGGCGGAAGGCTGCTTTGGTGGTGCCTGCGTTTGAGACCCTGCACTACCGTTTCAGTTTCCCGAAATCTAAGGCAGAGCTGTTGACTTTACTGGATGCTGGCTCCCTCCACACCTTTAG GTACCATGAGTGGCCACAGGGTCACGCATCCACAGACTATTCCCGCTGGCGGGAAGCCCAGGCACCATACCGTGTGCAGTGGTCAGCTCACTATGAACCCTATGTGGTGGTACCCCGTGACTGTCCCCGCTATGATCCTCGCTTTGTGGGATTTGGCTGGAACAAGGTGGCCCACATCATAGAGCTGGATGCTCAG GAATATGAATTCCTGGTACTTCCTGAGGCCTTCTCTATCCACTTGCCCCACGCTCCAAGTCTGGACATCTCCCGCTTCCGCTCCAGCCCCACCTACCGTGACTGTCTGCAG